In the genome of Cheilinus undulatus linkage group 6, ASM1832078v1, whole genome shotgun sequence, one region contains:
- the LOC121510866 gene encoding stonin-1 gives MCSTNHSNWVTFEDDSTPLPSPQKPLQSPGLIKASVPRPNGLKLVLPPIRDTSWSFNSSLESPQSNSSLGGSSCVPCNTPFCTPVSGVPSSVSPFHLNTQEKNDFFLSFSTPAPASVSSPAPEALNQSSDRPSPFPSFQGNAGHSNPFWDGSRYSAGADSSSSSSSDSESNNSLPRFFIRTKDGSEPPRDQLQSSFSSYVCNKLEGLRADSDQETETEREGERRLSCINEVLSENSSQFVPRGLFRNQKRDGWSVMLRIPEKKNRMSSRQWGPIYLRLLPGGVLQMYYEKGLEKPYKEFQLLPQCRLSDLKLESYGEPRKVLTLKVEYFTYTEKKRFHPKLEVSHEAEVEQLLKFGSTVHEDMEDLVVSMEEEIFKLSMPHPQRKHYEEQELSLQITDHIWVQLDKSGGVMERTALTQIHCLAFLNGFGDCFLALNDLRLLHFDSSYGSEEELWMEIIDYHFHQCVNETEFQRSRLIKFTPPDACRVELMRYKTLALGCTEIPFSIKAVVTVQGAYVELQAFLNMSPSFLSSMGVSEAYPLCENVVIRVPVPGDWVKVTQTVALLRQRSLKARMNRNACLGAVSAADSQPVMQVTVGTVKYENVYSSVVWRIDRLPAKNTAVDHPHSFSCKLELGSDQEIPSDWYPFVSMECEIMGAVVSQTRVKSLGTVNDIQPQKHVTSWTRYHCQAKLYLSIIDDVIDSVRELFLDEGLEDRILDDLRHLWETKMMQSKAMEDFRKNNINSSNFVLQLPASYSQTDQDGTASVVIPASQNIHSFPRLKTNSETLATFSLPAGLAYPVQIPAGVTLQTASGQLYKVNVPVVVTQAAAGQQPGSQPAQKVTELREAAAPQAARVPTNPQEVEPSTVPAASVSQQLPQKSNLPPGQESSVPQQTLGPTAETTQPHMAQSPKPEVPLGENEQSPQAEPVDLSMPASPCSQLLDFQIRAEEALAQTAHTKIRDIDDILKEVIKEEREKVERARRLASEKAGNQAEAMLGLDLDYGYSDLSDIVQLDGTADNSDLEEEGVPLEENDFLGIINAEAIKALQEGDGSSDGNSISSSSDSEAADELADVEEEDPLNSDDDVIEQDIPDLFDTDNVIVCQYDKIHRSKNRWKFHLKDGVMCYGGRDYVFSKAVGEAEW, from the exons ATGTGTTCCACAAATCACTCAAACTGGGTCACGTTTGAAGATGACAGCACACCGCTCCCGTCTCCTCAGAAGCCCCTACAGTCACCAGGGCTTATCAAAGCATCAGTACCACGTCCCAATGGTCTAAAATTGGTGCTTCCACCGATCAGAGATACTTCCTGGAGCTTCAATAGTTCACTGGAATCCCCTCAAAGCAACTCAAGTCTTGGTGGAAGTTCTTGTGTACCGTGTAACACGCCTTTTTGCACTCCTGTGAGTGGGGTTCCCAGCAGCGTGTCCCCATTTCACTTAAACACACAGGAAAAGAACGACTTCTTTCTGAGtttctccaccccagctccagcttctgtttcctctcctgctccagAGGCCTTGAATCAAAGCTCAGACAGACCAAGTCCTTTCCCTTCTTTCCAGGGAAACGCAGGACACTCAAACCCATTCTGGGATGGATCCAGATACAGCGCAGGTGCAGAcagttcctcttcctcctcatcggACTCTGAATCTAACAACAGCTTACCACGTTTCTTTATTCGGACCAAAGACGGCAGCGAGCCTCCTCGCGACCAGCTACAGAGCTCCTTCTCTTCTTATGTTTGCAACAAACTGGAAGGCCTGCGAGCAGATTCGGACCAAGAGACAGAGACTGAAAGAGAAGGCGAAAGGCGGCTGAGCTGCATAAACGAGGTGTTAAGCGAGAATTCTTCTCAGTTTGTTCCTCGTGGACTCTTTCGTAATCAGAAGAGAGACGGCTGGTCTGTCATGCTCAGGattcctgaaaagaaaaacCGCATGTCCTCTCGACAGTGGGGGCCAATTTATCTGCGCTTGCTGCCGGGTGGCGTGCTGCAAATGTACTACGAGAAAGGGCTGGAAAAGCCTTATAAGGAGTTCCAGCTCCTCCCTCAGTGCAGGCTCTCTGATCTTAAACTGGAAAGCTACGGAGAGCCACGCAAAGTCCTCACGCTCAAGGTGGAATATTTCACGTACACGGAAAAGAAGCGATTTCATCCAAAGTTAGAGGTCAGTCATGAGGCAGAGGTCGAGCAACTGCTCAAGTTCGGCTCCACAGTGCATGAAGACATGGAGGACCTCGTTGTTTCCATGGAGGAGGAGATCTTCAAACTGTCCATGCCACACCCGCAGAGGAAGCACTACGAGGAGCAGGAGCTGTCATTGCAGATCACTGATCACATCTGGGTACAACTGGATAAGAGTGGAGGAGTCATGGAGCGGACGGCCCTCACCCAGATCCACTGTTTGGCTTTTCTGAATGGATTCGGGGATTGTTTTCTCGCCTTGAATGATCTCAGGCTGCTACACTTTGACTCCAGCTACGGGTCAGAGGAGGAACTCTGGATGGAGATCATCGACTACCACTTCCACCAGTGTGTGAATGAGACAGAGTTTCAGAGGTCCAGGCTGATAAAGTTCACCCCTCCAGACGCCTGCAGGGTGGAACTGATGCGGTACAAGACATTGGCTTTGGGTTGCACAGAGATTCCCTTCTCGATCAAAGCTGTGGTCACAGTACAAGGTGCCTATGTGGAGCTGCAGGCCTTTCTTAACATGTCGCCTAGTTTCCTCTCTTCCATGGGGGTGTCGGAAGCATACCCGCTGTGTGAGAATGTAGTGATCCGTGTGCCAGTGCCGGGCGACTGGGTCAAAGTGACACAGACTGTGGCCTTACTGCGACAGAGATCGTTGAAAGCCCGTATGAACAGAAACGCCTGCTTGGGTGCTGTCAGCGCTGCAGACTCACAGCCGGTCATGCAGGTGACTGTCGGCACTGTGAAGTATGAGAATGTATACTCATCAGTCGTGTGGAGGATTGACAGGCTGCCCGCAAAGAATACAG CGGTGGATCATCCACATTCATTTTCCTGCAAGCTCGAGCTGGGATCAGATCAGGAGATCCCGAGTGACTGGTACCCTTTTGTCAGCATGGAATGTGAAATTATGGGTGCCGTCGTGTCACAGACCAGGGTGAAGTCACTGGGCACTGTGAATGACATCCAGCCACAGAAACACGTCACCAGCTGGACTCGCTATCATTGTCAA GCCAAGCTCTACTTGTCCATAATTGATGATGTGATTGATAGTGTGAGGGAGCTTTTCTTGGATGAAGGCCTTGAAGACCGCATCCTGGATGATTTAAGACAT CTTTGGGAGACAAAGATGATGCAGTCAAAAGCAATGGAAGACTTCAGGAAAAACAACATCAACTCATCTAACTTTGTGCTGCAGCTCCCTGCCAGCTACAGTCAGACTGATCAGGACGGTACAG CCTCAGTTGTGATCCCTGCGAGTCAAAATATCCACAGTTTCCCAAGACTCAAG ACAAACTCTGAGACCCTTGCTACTTTTTCCCTCCCTGCTGGGTTAGCTTATCCTGTGCAGATACCGGCTGGAGTCACTCTGCAGACAGCTTCTG GCCAACTCTACAAGGTCAATGTTCCTGTTGTGGTTACTCAGGCTGCAGCAGGACAGCAGCCAGGGTCCCAACCTGCACAGAAAGTCACTGAGCTGAGAGAAGCTGCTGCCCCTCAGGCAGCCAGAGTCCCAACAAATCCTCAGGAGGTGGAGCCATCAACTGTTCCAGCTGCTTCTGTCTCACAGCAGCTGCCTCAGAAGTCTAATTTACCCCCTGGTCAGGAGAGCAGCGTCCCCCAGCAGACACTGGGCCCTACTGCTGAGACTACACAGCCTCACATGGCCCAGTCACCCAAGCCAGAGGTCCCACTGGGAGAAAATGAGCAGAGCCCTCAGGCTGAACCTGTGGACCTCAGTATGCCTGCCTCACCCTGCTCTCAATTATTAGACTTTCAGATCAGAGCTGAGGAGGCTTTGGCTCAGACGGCACACACAAAAATCAGAGACATCGATGACATCCTGAAAGAAGTGatcaaggaggagagagagaaagtggagaGGGCGAGGAGGCTGGCATCTGAAAAGGCAGGCAACCAGGCTGAGGCTATGCTGGGG CTGGATCTGGACTATGGCTACAGCGATCTGTCAGACATTGTTCAGCTGGATGGTACTGCAGACAACTCTGacctggaggaggagggagttCCTCTGGAAGAGAACGACTTTCTGGGTATAATCAATGCCGAGGCCATAAAGGCTCTACAGGAAGGAGATGGAAGCAGTGATGGAAACAGCATCTCCTCCAGCAGTGACAGCGAAGCAGCAGATGAACTTGCTGATGTTGAGGAGGAG GATCCTTTGAATTCAGATGACGATGTGATCGAGCAGGACATCCCGGACCTCTTCGACACTGACAACGTAATCGTTTGCCAGTATGACAAA ATTCACCGCAGTAAGAACCGCTGGAAGTTTCATTTGAAAGATGGAGTGATGTGTTATGGAGGCAGGGACTACGTTTTTTCTAAAGCTGTCGGGGAGGCTGAGTGGTAA